The Ornithinimicrobium faecis genome includes a window with the following:
- a CDS encoding glycosyltransferase family 2 protein has protein sequence MHPQLSVVIPMFDEEQVLPLLVDRLRPVLDGLDAAYEVVAVDDGSRDQTPVLLQRFRREWPELRVLRLRANAGHQAAISAGLSAARGDWLVTLDADLQDPPELIAEMMAVAAKGEVDVVYGVRTDRSSDTFFKRLSAKIFYAGMRSAGAKDLPDNAGDYRLMSRATVDAVNALPEHHRVLRLVIPSLGFPSESVGYAREVRAAGSSKYPIAKMVRLSVDSLTGFSLTPLRLATWFGLGGFLAAVGLLLYALIAKLTGLTVAGWTSTVVIVAAVGALQLLCLGIMGEYVGRIYTTLQRRPTYYVAYDSLSAGADERSRTRTHPAHD, from the coding sequence ATGCACCCGCAGTTGTCTGTCGTCATCCCCATGTTTGACGAGGAGCAGGTCCTCCCCCTGCTCGTGGACCGACTGCGCCCGGTGCTGGACGGTCTGGACGCTGCCTATGAGGTTGTCGCGGTCGATGACGGCTCACGCGACCAGACGCCCGTGCTGCTCCAGCGCTTTCGCCGGGAGTGGCCCGAATTGCGGGTGCTGCGTCTGCGGGCCAACGCCGGGCACCAGGCCGCCATCTCCGCCGGCCTCAGCGCTGCCCGCGGTGACTGGCTCGTCACCTTGGATGCCGATCTGCAGGACCCGCCCGAGTTGATCGCCGAGATGATGGCGGTGGCCGCGAAGGGTGAGGTGGACGTGGTCTATGGGGTGCGCACCGACCGCAGCAGCGACACCTTCTTCAAACGGCTCAGCGCCAAGATCTTCTATGCCGGCATGCGGTCCGCGGGCGCCAAGGACCTGCCCGACAACGCTGGCGACTATCGCCTGATGTCACGGGCGACCGTGGACGCGGTCAATGCCCTGCCAGAACACCACCGGGTGCTGCGCTTGGTCATCCCCTCGCTCGGGTTCCCCTCCGAGAGCGTGGGTTACGCCCGAGAGGTTCGAGCCGCAGGAAGCTCCAAATACCCCATCGCCAAGATGGTGCGCCTGTCCGTCGACAGCCTCACCGGCTTCTCCCTGACTCCCCTGCGCCTGGCCACCTGGTTCGGGCTGGGGGGCTTCCTGGCCGCGGTCGGACTGCTGCTCTATGCCCTGATCGCCAAGCTCACCGGCCTGACCGTCGCAGGCTGGACCTCCACCGTTGTCATCGTGGCTGCCGTCGGCGCCCTGCAGTTGCTCTGCCTGGGGATCATGGGTGAATACGTCGGTCGCATCTACACCACACTGCAGCGACGCCCGACCTACTACGTCGCCTACGACTCGCTCAGCGCCGGGGCCGACGAGCGGTCACGAACACGGACACACCCGGCGCACGACTGA
- a CDS encoding class I SAM-dependent methyltransferase — MEGAEIRKLVTLEDDHWWYRERRHLLRRRVRDLAPGRALDIGAAGGGNTRVLQSLGWDVLALEFSAEGAQVASERGLQVIRADAQQLPVADASLDLVTALDVLEHLPDHERAAAEIHRVLRPGGTLVAAVPVDQRLWSEHDVAVGHERRYEPAQFLSLLQGAGLEIVEARSWMVLLRPVVALRRKSSQGSDLEEMNPLVNAGLTTIVRLERFLPVSRAPGVSVFVTARRPRR, encoded by the coding sequence GTGGAAGGCGCTGAGATTCGCAAGCTGGTCACGCTCGAGGACGATCACTGGTGGTATCGCGAGCGACGGCACCTGCTGCGCCGGCGCGTCCGCGACCTGGCACCCGGGCGGGCCCTGGACATCGGGGCCGCCGGGGGTGGCAACACCCGCGTGCTGCAGTCCCTGGGGTGGGACGTGCTGGCCCTGGAGTTCAGCGCAGAGGGCGCACAGGTCGCCAGCGAGCGCGGTCTGCAGGTGATCCGGGCCGATGCCCAGCAGCTCCCGGTCGCCGACGCCTCCCTGGACCTGGTGACCGCCCTCGACGTGCTTGAGCACCTGCCGGACCACGAGCGGGCGGCGGCCGAGATCCACCGTGTGCTGCGTCCAGGTGGCACGCTCGTGGCGGCTGTCCCTGTCGATCAGCGCCTCTGGTCCGAGCACGATGTCGCGGTCGGACACGAGCGCCGTTACGAGCCTGCGCAGTTCTTGTCGCTGCTGCAGGGAGCGGGGCTGGAGATCGTCGAGGCACGCTCCTGGATGGTGCTGCTGCGCCCGGTGGTCGCGCTGCGCCGCAAGAGCTCGCAGGGCAGCGACCTGGAGGAGATGAACCCGCTGGTCAACGCCGGGCTGACGACGATCGTGCGTCTCGAGCGCTTCCTGCCGGTCAGTCGTGCGCCGGGTGTGTCCGTGTTCGTGACCGCTCGTCGGCCCCGGCGCTGA
- a CDS encoding DUF3626 domain-containing protein, translating to MSRPRAVEIVEARADGPPLDRALRITIHFHPGRVTNGRTVLEHLVTDRSYRTQFETGTSNGGLTAHPGGDRWRWEHRMFAGTYDEAPAAARPRYGALNHRRRRVGAAPRFGSAHLRLTAPVLGRATFCFPDSVFEPTALATADRFGLWPLVEEFERLQRDDRRERAEGGLLDDYVEAHVHGGLDLDTDVEALVLDPAHRGTELERTADRLGVAVEWHGGFRVHVDTLAQHPHFRGPEVVGLAHQVAQDGWLDPVILDRARGQGRHDPQQLKLLWHCVARFGSDWR from the coding sequence ATGTCCCGTCCGCGCGCCGTCGAGATCGTCGAGGCACGCGCGGACGGGCCACCTCTGGACCGGGCGCTGCGGATCACCATCCACTTCCACCCCGGCCGGGTCACCAACGGTCGCACCGTGCTGGAGCACCTTGTCACCGACCGGAGCTATCGCACGCAGTTCGAAACAGGCACCAGCAACGGTGGCCTCACTGCGCACCCCGGCGGGGACCGGTGGCGCTGGGAGCACCGCATGTTTGCCGGGACGTATGACGAGGCGCCCGCCGCAGCCCGGCCACGGTATGGCGCGCTCAACCACCGGCGTCGTCGCGTTGGCGCAGCGCCCCGGTTTGGCTCTGCCCACCTGAGGCTGACCGCCCCTGTGCTGGGCAGGGCGACCTTCTGCTTCCCGGACTCGGTGTTCGAACCGACCGCTCTCGCGACTGCTGATCGGTTCGGGTTGTGGCCCCTGGTCGAGGAGTTCGAGAGGCTTCAGCGGGATGACCGGCGGGAGCGGGCCGAGGGCGGACTGTTGGACGACTACGTCGAGGCGCACGTTCACGGCGGCCTCGACCTGGACACCGACGTCGAGGCACTGGTGCTCGACCCCGCGCACCGCGGGACCGAGCTCGAGCGGACCGCTGACCGACTGGGAGTGGCCGTCGAGTGGCACGGCGGCTTCCGGGTGCACGTCGACACGCTCGCCCAGCATCCGCACTTCCGCGGCCCCGAGGTCGTGGGCCTGGCACATCAGGTGGCACAGGATGGATGGCTGGATCCGGTGATCCTCGACAGAGCGCGAGGTCAGGGCAGGCACGACCCGCAGCAGCTGAAGCTGCTGTGGCACTGCGTCGCGCGCTTTGGCAGCGACTGGAGATGA